The following proteins are co-located in the Solanum pennellii chromosome 1, SPENNV200 genome:
- the LOC107027478 gene encoding uncharacterized protein LOC107027478 has translation MNTPSKKTVTSSSNSKDEAIILSQQLKMQFHGTIKGDLETIDSYIKKLKSIADSLTAIGNPISDPDLVLQLVAGLPRSPYLLLKNTISSQLPLPNFSEACSMLYEYEKTTSTPPPPPPSTGENSNSNTGKSTLEMIHDIANTVTSVVPIASEICNVIIRRWSGSGSSGTPTKATPGPGNTKKGSTGGRGRGNNNRGRGGGRGGSSTRNSTGK, from the coding sequence atgaatactCCATCAAAGAAAACTGTtacttcttcttcaaattcaaaAGATGAAGCAATAATTTTATCTCAGCAACTGAAAATGCAATTTCACGGCACCATAAAAGGGGATCTCGAAACCATAGAttcatatatcaaaaaattaaaatccatAGCTGATTCTCTAACGGCAATCGGCAATCCAATTTCAGATCCAGATTTGGTTTTGCAACTTGTAGCTGGTTTGCCTCGTTCTCCATACTTGCTCCTCAAAAACACGATTTCGTCTCAGTTACCTCTTCCGAATTTCTCAGAGGCTTGTTCCATGCTTTACGAATACGAGAAAACAACATCAACTCCTCCTCCTCCACCTCCATCCACCGGAGAAAACAGTAATAGTAATACTGGTAAGAGTACTCTGGAGATGATCCATGATATAGCAAATACTGTGACGAGTGTTGTTCCGATAGCAAGCGAAATTTGTAATGTGATAATTAGACGCTGGTCTGGTAGTGGTTCTTCAGGAACACCAACAAAGGCGACTCCAGGTCCAGGAAATACGAAAAAAGGATCTACcggaggaagaggaagaggaaacAATAACAGAGGCAGAGGCGGAGGCAGAGGAGGATCTTCTACTCGCAATTCTACTGGGAAATA